In Temnothorax longispinosus isolate EJ_2023e unplaced genomic scaffold, Tlon_JGU_v1 HiC_scaffold_15, whole genome shotgun sequence, the following are encoded in one genomic region:
- the LOC139823652 gene encoding uncharacterized protein — MIDIEYAEYRCTACKKEIKSLVVQCRACTKLFFYPGCVSKHKVYNRANELVKYAGPFEEFSTGNDKLEIHKKTPTAAESGRDRLGSTGSAGSASNTSNKSESANKSANKSSDMDVKIDWLMRAIKEMRDEMACKKEIKTVIKEIVRKELEGIKLEFEELRRSMQVENKGPPEDALKRSYCEAVRSKEKESVIIVKPKKQQESEATKKLVMDSVDIKNLGVGITRLRKGNNGTVIVGCDNEGELKKLKTTVQNKMGEEYKIMEPKKIEPKIKIINVGKEEMELKEVNLIEAIKKQNKIDEIREGFYIRVVKRIVKEGRNDNMHVSGKEEGSLILEVDDVTHELMLKREKINIGWRKCRVFNYFSVKRCYKCWGYYHIAKYCTRQDTCHRCAGNHKANECTISKKRCVNCMYKVKTYNLKINDEHDALSMECPTFKRALEEEKRRTGWGATK; from the coding sequence ATGATTGACATTGAGTACGCGGAATATAGATGCACTGCGTGcaagaaggaaataaaaagCCTGGTAGTCCAGTGCAGGGCATGtaccaaattatttttttaccctGGGTGTGTGAGTAAACACAAGGTATATAATAGAGCCAATGAGCTGGTGAAATATGCGGGTCCATTTGAGGAGTTTTCAACTGGAAATGACAAATTAGAAATCCACAAGAAAACACCGACGGCGGCAGAGAGTGGAAGAGACAGACTGGGATCAACGGGATCTGCGGGATCCGCATCTAACACATCTAACAAGTCGGAGAGTGCAAATAAATCTGCAAATAAATCTTCTGATATGGATGTAAAGATAGATTGGCTGATGAGAGCAATAAAGGAGATGAGAGACGAAATGGCAtgtaaaaaggaaattaaaacGGTAATTAAGGAAATAGTTCGTAAGGAATTGGAAGGTATAAAGTTAGAATTTGAAGAACTGAGAAGGAGTATGCAGGTAGAAAATAAGGGTCCGCCAGAAGACGCGCTAAAAAGAAGTTATTGTGAAGCTGTAAGAAGtaaggaaaaagaaagcgtGATAATAGTCAAGCCGAAGAAACAACAGGAAAGTGAAGCTACCAAGAAATTGGTAATGGACAGTGTAGACATAAAAAATCTAGGAGTGGGTATAACAAGGCTCAGAAAAGGAAACAACGGAACAGTTATCGTTGGATGTGATAATGAGGGAGAGCTGAAAAAGCTAAAGACCACAGTACAGAATAAGATGGGTGAAGAATACAAAATCATGGAGCCAAAGAAAATAGaaccaaagataaaaattataaatgtggGTAAGGAGGAAATGGAATTGAAAGAAGTAAACTTAATAGAGGCaattaaaaagcaaaataaaattgatgagATAAGAGAAGGATTCTATATAAGAGTAGTGAAAAGAATAGTCAAAGAAGGAAGAAATGATAATATGCATGTCAGTGGGAAAGAAGAAGGCTCTTTAATACTTGAAGTGGATGATGTGACTCATGAATTAATGctgaaaagagagaaaataaatataggtTGGAGGAAATGTCGTGTATTTAACTACTTCAGTGTTAAAAGATGCTACAAGTGTTGGGGATACTATCACATAGCCAAGTATTGTACTCGACAAGATACATGTCATAGATGTGCAGGCAACCACAAAGCAAACGAATGTACGATATCGAAAAAGCGGTGTGTAAACTGCATGTATAAAGTCAAGACGTATAACTTAAAGATAAATGATGAACACGATGCCCTTAGTATGGAATGTCCGACATTTAAAAGAGCACTTGAGGAGGAAAAAAGGAGAACTGGCTGGGGAGCTACCAAGTAG